One genomic segment of Impatiens glandulifera chromosome 6, dImpGla2.1, whole genome shotgun sequence includes these proteins:
- the LOC124942222 gene encoding poly(A)-specific ribonuclease PARN-like, translating to MMKLQWLVKPLCLTLTKGSTIVTSRLYSSSPTSTTIKNVTRSNFEPVLSDLRSLINDAVFVSIDLEMTGVTSAPWRESFEFDRSDIRYLKVKDSAEKFAVVQFGVCPFRWDSSKGSFIAHPHNFYIFPRQESSEFLCQTTSIDFLAKYQFDFNICIQEGISYLSRAQEEEALRHLHSLQDDDDDEFAEPRTGDKDKPLTRIADILFSERIKGRVQEWLNRLLQNGSYHSSSKEILNESDKQFQTVFFKMRPALQLNEFTRHQLRLIQSVTEKHFKELVYIRMKSGRISAQHYLIYTETDSDRNLLKKEVKEDSHKVAELNIEGDIGFRHIIDILCSEKKLIVGHNCFLDIAHIHSKFLGPLPSTVEEYVSSIHKCFPYIIDTKILLNANDAIRQKMKNNSTSLSKAFALLCTEISPNIEEVGLVFNPDVKVEVQVDDMRSSNWNCGAKHEAGYDAFMTGSVFAQACSYLGFDFELNSPSGNLKLNEKLKNYINLLYLSWINGEIINLTTCQQIAESSLNPNQKLPCPEIVFENIIIIWGLSSKVKARDIQEWISKTFGPLSVTSVYQLDETAVFVQFSKEEFVSGFLELKKTLAWDKGPISVLHPLSRLFESGGMVRTGNYEMYKEMCGSIISKVKFADQADFVAIK from the exons ATGATGAAGCTGCAATGGCTGGTTAAGCCACTTTGTCTTACCCTAACCAAAGGTTCTACCATCGTCACCTCCCGCCTATATTCCTCTTCTCCGACATCGACCACCATCAAAAACGTCACTCGGTCGAACTTCGAACCAGTACTTAGCGACCTACGTTCCCTCATCAATGATGCAGTCTTCGTCTCCATCGACCTCGAAATGACCGGTGTCACCAGTGCCCCATGGAGAGAATCCTTTGAGTTCGACCGCAGCGACATCCGTTATCTCAAAGTCAAGGACTCCGCCGAGAAGTTCGCCGTCGTACAATTTGGTGTTTGTCCCTTCCGATGGGACTCTTCCAAGGGTTCATTCATTGCTCACCC gcacaatttttatatattcccCCGTCAAGAATCCAGTGAGTTTTTATGCCAGACGACATCGATTGACTTCTTGGCGAAATATCAATTTGATTTCAATATCTGCATCCAAGAAG GAATATCTTATTTATCCAGAGCTCAAGAGGAAGAAGCCTTGAGGCATTTGCATTCACTacaggatgatgatgatgatgaatttgCTGAGCCAAGAACTGGTGATAAAGATAAACCACTTACTAGAATTGCTGATATTCTCTTCAGCGAGAGAATAAAGGGCAGAGTTCAGGAGTGGCTGAATAGATTATTGCAGAATGGAAGTTACCACTCTAGCTCTAAAGAGATATTAAACGAATCGGATAAACAATTTCAAACTGTTttcttcaagatgcgtcctgcaCTTCAGTTGAATGAGTTCACTAGGCACCAGCTAAGATTGATTCAGTCG GTAACAGAGAAACATTTCAAGGAACTTGTTTACATTCGTATGAAGAGTGGAAGAATCTCTGcacaacattatttaatttatactgAAACCGACAGTGATAGGAACCTGTTGAAG AAAGAAGTCAAGGAAGACAGTCACAAGGTTGCAGAATTGAATATCGAAGGTGATATTGGATTTCGACACATTATCGACATACTTTGCTCAGAGAAGAAGTTAATCGTTGGTCACAACTGCTTTCTTG ATATTGCTCATATCCATAGCAAATTTTTGGGTCCTCTTCCTTCAACGGTTGAGGAATATGTCTCCTCCATCCACAAATGTTTTCCTTACATCATTGACACCAAAATACTCTTGAATGCAAATGACGCAATTCGacaaaaaatgaagaataataGCACTTCCCTGTCGAAAGCATTTGCCTTGTTGTGCACAGAAATTTCTCCCAATATTGAAGAAGTAGGTTTGGTTTTCAACCCAGATGTTAAAGTGGAGGTCCAAGTGGATGACATGAG GTCATCAAACTGGAATTGTGGTGCCAAACATGAAGCTGGATATGATGCTTTCATGACGGGTAGTGTCTTTGCTCAAGCATGCAGTTATCTGGGCTTCGATTTCGAACTCAATTCACCATCTGGGAATTTGAAACTCAATGAGAAATTAAAGAACTACATCAATCTTCTTTACCTGAGCTGGATAAATGGTGAAATCATCAATCTGACTACATGTCAGCAAATAGCAGAGTCCTCACTTAATCCCAACCAGAAACTCCCTTGTCCTGAGATAGTTTtcgaaaatataattataatttggggATTGTCTAGTAAGGTTAAGGCGAGAGATATACAAGAGTGGATATCCAAAACATTTGGTCCATTATCCGTGACATCTGTCTATCAATTGGATGAAACTGCGGTTTTTGTTCAGTTTAGTAAGGAGGAATTTGTTTCGGGTTTTCTTGAATTGAAGAAGACCTTGGCTTGGGATAAGGGTCCAATCTCGGTTTTGCATCCTTTGTCGAGACTCTTTGAAAGTGGTGGGATGGTTCGAACTGGTAACTATGAGATGTACAAAGAGATGTGCGGATCGATAATATCCAAAGTTAAGTTTGCGGATCAGGCTGATTTTGTTGCCATCAAGTAG
- the LOC124942768 gene encoding uncharacterized protein LOC124942768 — translation MMVQLAMQQIFLWRLRKRWNPYRIIVSLFEEDHKREHIIEIFRIIPQPKYRDSYDYIYLDNLEGCLSLSCHYKSSTVDLFLLKEYGGKNEHWLRLITLSPSSSFNKIYSPVKPIFYSKSDKQVVISLGCSRLILYNLEEKTVEEVMTHGVLGSGLIDLHICHESLVSVDVPICNHYINVKFDLQIGIWFSLLIFMFFFCRVIIPIKGFMLVLQFLLYKEIGEWLKKGDYKMVYIIFS, via the exons ATGATGGTTCAACTGGCTAtgcaacaaatatttttatg GAGGCTTAGGAAGAGATGGAACCCATATAGGATAATTGTTTCACTTTTTGAAGAGGATCACAAGAGAGAGCATATCATTG AGATATTCAGAATAATTCCACAGCCGAAGTACCGCGATTCTTAtgactatatatatttggataatTTAGAAGGATGTCTTTCTTTAAGTTGTCACTACAAATCATCAACTGTGGATTTGTTTTTGCTGAAGGAATATGGCGGGAAGAATGAACATTGGTTGAGATTGATTACACTGTCACCGTCAAGTTCTTTTAATAAGATTTATAGCCCTGTGAAAcctatattttattcaaagagTGATAAACAAGTAGTGATTTCCTTGGGTTGTTCGAGgcttattttgtataatttagaAGAGAAGACAGTTGAGGAAGTTATGACTCATGGTGTGCTAGGAAGTGGATTAATCGACCTACACATCTGCCATGAAAGTCTCGTCTCTGTCGATGTTCCTATATGTAACCATTATATAAATGTCAAATTTGATTTACAAATTGGAATTTGGTTCTCTCTTTTAATCTTCATGTTTTTCTTTTGCAGAGTAATTATTCCTATAAAAGGGTTCATGCTGGTGCTACAATTCCTACTTTACAAG GAGATAGGGGAATGGTTGAAGAAAGGAGACTATAAAatggtttatattattttttcttaa